The sequence CTGGAACTACAACCGGGTGTTACAGCCGACAGGTTAACGCAACCAATTGCGCAGTGTCTGGCTTCCTATGCACCACCGGGTTTCAGAGAAAATTTACAGGCTTATCTCAGCCCGCTGGAAACCTATTACCTGAAAGCGCAGAACGGCTTAGTCGAAAAGATGGTACTGGCCCTGACGATCATTGCCGTATTTATTCTGCTGATGGCCGTAGTCAACTTCGTCAATATTACGATAGGCATGTCGGCAACGCGCCTACGCGAAATTGGCGTTCGGAAGGTGTTGGGTGGACTGAAAAAACAGATCATTAGCCAATTCCTGGCTGAAGCCTTATTATTGACCACCGGAGCTACATTTCTGGCATTGGGCTGTCATGAACTCTTCCGCACTATGTTTGCCAACCTTTTAGGAAGGCCAATACTGTCGCTGGTCGATTGGCCGATAGCCTCGTTCGCAGCCTTATTGGGGCTGGTTTTATTGATTAGCCTGCTGGCGGGTAGCTATCCGGCCTTTGTGTTGTCGGGCCTGCCCTCGGTCGAGTCACTAAAAGGGAAGCTTGTAGCCTCTGTTCAGAAGGGAATCGGATTTCGCCGGGCATTGATTGTCTTTCAGTTTACGGTTGCTATCTGTGTTTTCGTGGGGGCTTTAGTTATTGGGAGGCAGGTAGCGTATTTTTTTACTAAAGAGTTAGGCTATCAAAAAGAGGCCGTGATGACGGTGGCGTCAGTACCACGCGATTGGTCGCCCGTTGGTGTGCAGCGTATGGAAGGAGTCAGAAATCAACTGGCCCGCATACCCGGTGTGAGCGATGTGAGCTTTTCGTTCGAAATTCCGGATGGGAAAAGCAGTGGTAGCGGCAGGTTGTTCCGGCAGGGCCGCGACAGCAGTAGTGCAGCGGTGGTTACCATCATGACAACCGATGAACACTTTGGGAAAACCTACGGTCTACAAATGCGGGAGGGACAGTTTTTTCATGCCAATGGCGAAGGCTACGACTCTACACGCGTTATCCTGAATGAGTCAGCAGCCCGAGCACTTGGCTGGGCCAATCCGGCAAACGCAATGGGGCAACTGGTTCGATTACAGGGTGGTAGTTACACCTGTCGGGTAGCGGGTATTCTGCGTGATTTTCATTTTGGTTCACTGCACGAAACCATCAATCCGATCATTTTCTTCCACGTACGGGCGAATCCCATTTATCGATATTTTTCGTTCAAACTTGCGCCCGGTCATTTGCCCGAAACGGTAGCCGCTATCGGTCAGGAATGGGCGCGACTGTTTCCCGATGCTCCGTTCGAGTATTCGTTCATGGACGATACGCTCCAGAAGCTTTACAGGACTGAAGTGCAACTACAAAAAGCATCGAGACTGGCCACTACACTGGCATTGGTCATTGTGTTATTAGGTGTGCTGGGGCTGGTGTCGCTGAACGTGACCCGCCGTACCAAAGAGATTGGTATTCGGAAAGTGCTCGGGGCATCGACGATAGGGATTGTCAATTTGTTCATGCAGGAATTCGTACTGATTCTGCTGGTTGCGAGTCTGATTGCTTTCCCGCTCGTGCATTATTTCCTGACTGACTGGCTGGCACACTTTGCCTACCGAACCGACCTGTCGTGGACACCATTTTTGATGGTCACTGGTGTACTGGCCCTGTTGACTGGGGTAGTTGTTAGTGTGCAGGCGGTTCGGGCTGCGCTGGTGAATCCGGTGAAGAGTTTGCGGAGCGAGTAGCAACTGCGCATCGGCAATACGTTACAGAAATTGATTCAGATCTAATTGCAGGACTTCCGAAAATGATGTCGACTGAGTCAACCCACCGTCTCCTTTAGAATAACGATACCATTGAGCTGTTATGTAGTCGTATACGAATCCTTCCTGTATACCATAATCATCGGCTTCAAGCAGGGCGATCACTTTTTTAAGGTCTTTACGTAACCCATCTGTATGGCAAACTTCAATGATTATTGGAGTTGTTCGAGCCGTATTGTCATATAATATCAAATCAGGAACGGGACTCGCTTGTCCCTCATCGAGCATCGTTTCAGGTAGGGGTTCAAGCTGGATACAGTGTTCGCGATAGAAAAGTGGACCAAGGCCTGAATTGAGTTTAGAAATGACCCGTTGATGCGCTTTGGGGCCATAAATAC comes from Spirosoma aureum and encodes:
- a CDS encoding ABC transporter permease, producing the protein MVKNYLKIAFRNLLRRRLYALVTLIGLTVGITFLLLIGNYIQGELAVNKTLRNSGQQYVVQSRWKEENMGLDLTTLAPLGPTLKQLYPNLIANYYRYYGVTAIVSNGQKHFREAIEIGDSTLLSMFGFPMIQGNPKTALLEPNSIVITAALAQKYFGKTDVLQQQLTVQTPARGKQIFTVTGVLENLPKNSVTNLVELPDQIFIPMRNVGYFTVEASMRSWQNQYIPTYLELQPGVTADRLTQPIAQCLASYAPPGFRENLQAYLSPLETYYLKAQNGLVEKMVLALTIIAVFILLMAVVNFVNITIGMSATRLREIGVRKVLGGLKKQIISQFLAEALLLTTGATFLALGCHELFRTMFANLLGRPILSLVDWPIASFAALLGLVLLISLLAGSYPAFVLSGLPSVESLKGKLVASVQKGIGFRRALIVFQFTVAICVFVGALVIGRQVAYFFTKELGYQKEAVMTVASVPRDWSPVGVQRMEGVRNQLARIPGVSDVSFSFEIPDGKSSGSGRLFRQGRDSSSAAVVTIMTTDEHFGKTYGLQMREGQFFHANGEGYDSTRVILNESAARALGWANPANAMGQLVRLQGGSYTCRVAGILRDFHFGSLHETINPIIFFHVRANPIYRYFSFKLAPGHLPETVAAIGQEWARLFPDAPFEYSFMDDTLQKLYRTEVQLQKASRLATTLALVIVLLGVLGLVSLNVTRRTKEIGIRKVLGASTIGIVNLFMQEFVLILLVASLIAFPLVHYFLTDWLAHFAYRTDLSWTPFLMVTGVLALLTGVVVSVQAVRAALVNPVKSLRSE